CTGGGCACGCCGTTCGATGCCATGGAGCGCGACATCCGCACGCAGCTCGACCGCATGCTGGGGCACCAGGGCTTTGCTTCGAAGGAAGTCATCCGCGGCATCACCGTCAACCGCTGGGCGCACGGCTACAGCTACATGCCCGACAGCCTCGCCGGCGAGAACGTGCCAGCCGACGCCGCGTGGCCCGGGCTGGCCGGCGCCGGCAACATCAGCATCGCCAACAGCGACAACGCCGGCAGCCCTTCGCTGACGGCGGCGGTGGCCCAGGGCAAGCGCGCCATCGAGCGGCTGCCCGGCTAGCGGCGGCTCAGCCCTCGCGCGGCGGCGTCAGCGACCCGATCTCCGCATCCTTGGCCTCCCACTGGCGGGCCAGCCAGTGGTGGAATTCAGTGCGGAAGGCCTTGTCGCTGCCGTAGTCGGCTTCGCAGAACGACGGCGGCACCGGCAGCTGGCGCATGCGCACCAGCACCGGGCCCGCGCGCCCGCAGGCCAGGTCCCAGAAGCCCGGCGCACCGTCGGGGTAGACGATGGTGACATCGATCAGCGACCGGAACTTGCTGCCCATCGCGTTCAGCGCCACGGCCAGCCCGCCGGCCTTGGGCTTGAGCAGGTGGCGGTACGGCGAATCCTGCGCCGCGTGCTTGGCCGCGGTAAAGCGCGTGCCTTCGGCAAACACCATCACGCTGGTCGGCACCAGCGAGAACTTGGCGCAGGCGCGCCGGGCGGTTTCCTGGTCCTGCCGCCGCAATGCCGGATTGCGCCGCAGCTCGGCCTTGCCGTGGCGCTTCATGAACGGGAAATCCAGCGCCCACCAGGCCAGGCCGATCACCGGCACGTAAATCAGCTGCTGCTTCAGGAAGAACTTCAGCAGCGGGATGCGCCGGTTCAGCGCCCGCTGCAGCACGAAGATATCGGCCCACGACTGGTGGTTGCAGTTCACCAGGTACCAGTCGGCATAGCGCAGCCCTTCGTTGCCCCGGATGTCCCAGGGCTCGCGCTGGATCCACGCGAACCAGCCGGTGTTGCCGGAAATCCAGGCGGTGGCGATGCCATTGAGCAGCGGGTCGATGCGCCGCCTGACCGCGGTGAACGGCAGCGCCAGCTTCAGCAGCGCCAGCGGAAACAGCAGCGTGCACCAGAACAGCGTGCTGGCGATCAGCAGGGTCCAGCTGAGCAGGCCGGTGACAAAGGCGAAGCGGCCGCGCGGCACCAGCGCCCGGCGGCGCCTTGGCGCGGCGGGGACGGCGGAGGTGGACTTGGGTGCTTCGGCGGCAACGGGCGAAGAGGAGGGCAAAGTCGTCATGGGCGCCAGTTTGCAGGCTGGAAAGGAATTGGAGCTTGCGCTTGATCAAGGCGGACGCTGGCGTGCGGGCATCTCAAATTGATGCGGCTGCTCCGTTCAGGAGCCGTGCGAACGCCCCGTGGCTGCATCGTTCCCTGCCTTCAAAACACCAGCGTCGCCGTGCCCATGAACGTGTTCGTGCTCTTCAGCCGATTCTTGCTTTCCACCGATGGCACCCAACGCAGCCCCAGCGACAGCAGGCTTTTGGCGCCGACCTTGGTGTCGTAGGTCACGATCGGGCCCACCGCCCAGTCGTGCCCGCGGAAGCCGTTCAGGCGGTCCGCCAGCGGGCCGCTGTCGTCGCCGAGCTGCTGCGTGGTGCCGGCGATCAGTCCCACGCCGGCGCCGTTGGCAAAGCGCTTGAGCAGCATGGTGTCGAGCGTGAACAGCGGCGCATTCTGGTAATCGGTGGCGTGGTTGCGGGTGTAGAACTGGAGGCCCGCGACGGCGTCGAACTCGAGCCCGTGTTCGGGAAACAGCCGGGTGTAGGCCACCTGCGGAATGAAGGTCCAGTTGTTCAGGCTGGGATTGGCGAGGGCGTTGGGGTCATACTTGCCGGTCGGCGCCCATACGTTCAGGCTCAGGGCCACGTGTTCGGTCTTCGAAAAATGGTAGCCCGCAATGACCGGCGCAAAGGCGATGTCGAACAGGTTCGAGGCAGTGTCCTGTGTGCTGGCGCCCCGGCCACCGACCGCAAGATTGGCCGTGACCCGGGTCCACACATAAGGCAGCGTAAAGCTGGAGGCAAAGTTCCAGGCGCCGGTGCCGGTGTCCCACACCTTCATCACGGTCGCCAGGGTGAAGGCGATCTTGCCGTCGATGCCGGCCGAGGCCTTGCCCGCGATCGGCACGGTGCGGCTGCCGCCGATCGAGCCGTCGAGGTAGATCTCGCCGACGTTGACGATCAGCGCCGGCTCGGGCGACACCACCCCCGCATTGGGGACCACGCTGGTGCCGGTGACGGGACGCCCGAGCGCGCCTTCGGTGGCATGGGCGCCGGCGCAGGCCAGCAGCAGCGGGGCAGTCACGGCAAGCCGTTGTGCGAGGTTTTTTGGCATGGGCATCAACAGGTAGGACAGACCGGGCAGGGCACGCGGTCGGCGCCCTCGCCGGTTTTTCGACATTGCATACTAGCAGCAAACCCCCGCGTCACTGTTGGCGCGAAAACACGCAAAAAAAGCACGCAAAAACTTTCATTACGGCATCGCAAATATTTACTTCACAAGGCCAAAGCCGCTCTGCCATGATGCTCTCGCCATATTTCAACGGCGATGGCAGCGGTCTCATTCAGCGTGGCGTCCGGGAGTCAATATATTCATGCAGAAGTCCAGGCGTGTTGCAGGGTGCGTGGCGGCGGTGGCGCCGGTGTTGGCCTTCGCTGCCGGCCCGTCGACCGACGACATGAATGCGTCGAACAATCCGCTGAGCCCGACCATTACCCTGAACCTGCAGGACCAGTACGTGGGGCGCTATTACGGGCTGGGCGACGAGGACGGCAATAGCGTGCTGCTGCGCGGCACGGTGCCGCACAAGCTGTTCGGGCTGCCGCAGATCGTCCGCTTCACCCTGCCGGTGGTCACCACGCCCGGCGTTGCGCCCGATGGCAGCAAGACCGGGCTGGGCGACCTGAACCTGTTCAACCTGGTGCTGGTGAAAGGGCTGGGCATGGAATGGGGCATCGGGCCACAGCTCACCATTCCCACCGCGTCCCGCGACCAGACCGGCACCGGCAAGTGGCAGGCCGGCCTGGCGGCGGTGGGCATCTCGCCGCAGCAATGGGGCCTGCTCGGCGGCCTGGTGACCTGGCAGCATTCCTTTGCCGGTGCGGGCGACCGCCCCACGCAAGACAACCTGACCGCGCAGCCGTTCGTGATCTACAACCTGCCGCAGGGCTGGTACCTGCGCAGCAGCGCGACCTGGAATTTCGATCTCAGGCGCGGCAGCTATTACATCCCGGTCGGCGTTGGCGCCGGCAAGATCTGGAAGATCGGCAAGGACACCTACAACCTGTTCGCCGAACCCCAATGGACGCTCAAGCATGATGGCAGCGGCGTACCCAAGTTCCAGGTGTTCATGGGGCTGAATATCCAGTTTCCGCTTTAGCGCGAGCGGCGACGCAAAGGCCCGACGCATGCCGATGATTCCTCGCGCCGTGACGAGACCCCTTGCCGCTCTGATGTTCGCACTGGCCATGTGCTGGTGCGGCGGCGCATGGGCGCAGGCCGACACGGCTGGCGACAAGAAGCCGCTGTCGTTCTTCGACCAGGAAGACGGCGCGCTAGACATGAGCGATTTCCTGCTCAACCACAGCGGCGCGCTGCCCGTGCCCACCATCATCACCGAGCCGGCGGTGGGTTACGGCGCGGGCCTCGGGCTATTGTTCTTCTCGCAGTCGATGGCTGACGCGGCCGCCAGTGCCAGGGCCAGCGGCAAGGGCCCGGCGCCGCCCAATATCACCGGCATTGGCGGCGCCTATACCGAAAACGGCACCTGGGGTGCGGGCGTGGCGCATTTCCATACCTGGGACGGCGACCGTTACCGCTATCTCGGCGCGCTGGCCAAGGTCGATGCCAACCTCGACTACTACGGCTTGCGCAACCAGCCGCTCGCCTATCAGCTGCGCGGGGTGTTCCTGGTCCA
The window above is part of the Cupriavidus taiwanensis LMG 19424 genome. Proteins encoded here:
- a CDS encoding acyltransferase, whose protein sequence is MTTLPSSSPVAAEAPKSTSAVPAAPRRRRALVPRGRFAFVTGLLSWTLLIASTLFWCTLLFPLALLKLALPFTAVRRRIDPLLNGIATAWISGNTGWFAWIQREPWDIRGNEGLRYADWYLVNCNHQSWADIFVLQRALNRRIPLLKFFLKQQLIYVPVIGLAWWALDFPFMKRHGKAELRRNPALRRQDQETARRACAKFSLVPTSVMVFAEGTRFTAAKHAAQDSPYRHLLKPKAGGLAVALNAMGSKFRSLIDVTIVYPDGAPGFWDLACGRAGPVLVRMRQLPVPPSFCEADYGSDKAFRTEFHHWLARQWEAKDAEIGSLTPPREG
- a CDS encoding SphA family protein yields the protein MPKNLAQRLAVTAPLLLACAGAHATEGALGRPVTGTSVVPNAGVVSPEPALIVNVGEIYLDGSIGGSRTVPIAGKASAGIDGKIAFTLATVMKVWDTGTGAWNFASSFTLPYVWTRVTANLAVGGRGASTQDTASNLFDIAFAPVIAGYHFSKTEHVALSLNVWAPTGKYDPNALANPSLNNWTFIPQVAYTRLFPEHGLEFDAVAGLQFYTRNHATDYQNAPLFTLDTMLLKRFANGAGVGLIAGTTQQLGDDSGPLADRLNGFRGHDWAVGPIVTYDTKVGAKSLLSLGLRWVPSVESKNRLKSTNTFMGTATLVF